The following coding sequences are from one Aethina tumida isolate Nest 87 chromosome 2, icAetTumi1.1, whole genome shotgun sequence window:
- the LOC109599285 gene encoding protein artichoke-like produces the protein MHRYKTLKLQCLVIFTIIINVGCTSFIRTTFLESMKCTYGERGSLTATCVNATSSYFKNTPYRFDHLDETLRCINCTLTTLETSTFDLSGNQIKFLDLRNSSIENIKTKAFVGLIFMEHLQLSNNHIKSIYPTTFIGVKKVQELELQNNEIESLNENGFLELINLKKLNLRENSISFLAKNSFNGLSELLELDLSYNKIKTFNNETWTNLTKLEVLNLQHNELTKLAGDEFFNISTLRKLDLSWNQITVPSITLNVESPGNSLLYLDLSHNSIRDLTPLMYNTLKKLENLDFSFNSIQEIPQKSLQGLHNVVNISFSYNNLTTFRTGLFSGLSQLRYLNLSHNSINKSEVTGILGMHSLHALDLSYNKLEDLDYISLVSSLPRLSYLELQDNLLPCDLEKDMDEYFMEDNFKYVLWSEGGVKCVDKEYIPKAMKNVIDTLEEQNANTGSRSAEIWIFVLISLMMLMIGGLFYLEYRTYQALKYRPSSEFATSRVNLVTSDVEVGDSDFLEIILKWFPVLAISTLISATTSMDIPRCSYGVRGSLTATCVNANPSLFKTTSYSFDHLDETLVCKNCTLTVLEAGTFDLSGNQIKNLILQKSMIEAIRAQAFVGLLFMEHLDLSNNELKNVVTGTFFGVKKIKTLNLSNNKIANLSENAFTGLRDLKVLNLTNNSISNVHELSFDGLESLVELDLGFNEIIKLSGLSVDLPNLEVLRLRQNHLMCLPNNVFYNLTSLRYLDLSWNKLKCPLTMLTMKPGNSLAHLDLSRNAIDILIPNMFSSLSNLQELNLSYNYINDILLRTFFGLFNLVKLDITYNKLTLFRTGIYSGLPHLRELNLSHNLIDEVLVTGTMSLHNLHSLDLSYNSLDDILYFNIISRMPRLSYLDLQGNRFPCKEDNEIMSLLEFNNDNFHIVWKKDGETDMCFNEKQRKPSLEDITQILVDKSTAEAGSTTAETSAFVLISIMMLLLAAIMFMQYRNNRILGHLRIRGLTTSTINLVRSSGVSNSSLKD, from the exons ATGCATCGATATAAA ACATTGAAACTACAATGCCTGGTTATTTTCACAATCATCATCAACGTTGGTTGCACATCGTTTATAAGAACCACCTTTTTAGAATCGATGAAATGCACCTACGGTGAAAGAGGTTCCTTAACTGCGACATGCGTAAACGCCACTTCCAGTTACTTCAAAAACACTCCATACAGATTCGATCACCTGGATGAAACCTTAAGATGTATTAATTGTACTTTGACCACCTTAGAAACGTCAACATTCGATTTGTCCggaaatcaaatcaaatttctaGACCTCAGGAACAGTTCGatagaaaacattaaaactaaagCTTTCGTTGGTTTGATATTTATGGAACATCTACAGTTGTCAAATAATCATATCAAGTCCATTTATCCTACAACTTTTATTGGTGTAAAAAAGGTCCAGGAACTAGAGCTACAAAACAACGAAATCGaaagtttaaatgaaaatggatttttggaattaatcaaccttaaaaaactaaaccttagagaaaattcaatttcgttCCTCGCAAAGAATTCGTTTAATGGTCTTAGTGAGTTACTGGAACTGGACTTgagttacaataaaattaaaacttttaataacgaGACGTGGACTAACTTGACAAAATTGGAAGTTTTGAATTTACAACACAACGAACTTACTAAACTGGCCGgcgatgaattttttaatatatcgaCACTGAGAAAATTGGATTTATCTTGGAATCAAATTACTGTTCCTTCGATTACATTGAACGTGGAATCTCCGGGAAATAGTTTGTTGTATTTGGATCTGTCTCATAACAGCATACGTGATCTAACCCCGTTAAtgtataatacattaaaaaaacttgaaaatttgGATTTCAGTTTCAACAGCATTCAAGAAATTCCACAAAAAAGTTTGCAGGGTTTGCACAATGTTGTCAACATAAGTTTTTCATACAACAACCTAACAACGTTCCGAACTGGTTTGTTTTCGGGTTTGTCACAGCtgagatatttgaatttgtcccACAACAGCATTAACAAATCTGAGGTAACTGGAATTTTGGGCATGCACAGTCTCCACGCTTTGGATTTGTCGTACAACAAACTAGAGGATTTGGACTACATTTCGTTGGTGTCAAGTTTACCGAGGTTATCGTATCTTGAACTTCAAGACAATTTACTTCCTTGTGATTTAGAAAAGGACAtggatgaatattttatggaaGACAACTTCAAATACGTCCTTTGGTCGGAGGGTGGAGTGAAATGTGTTGACAAGGAATACATACCAAAGGCAATGAAGAATGTAATTGACACTTTGGAAGAACAAAACGCTAATACGGGAAGCAGGTCTGCCGAAATTTGGATTTTCGTTTTGATCTCACTCATGATGTTGATGATTGgtggtttgttttatttagaatatagaACATACCAAGCATTAAAATATAGACCTTCTAGTGAATTTGCAACGTCCAGAGTCAATTTAGTGACTTCTGATGTTGAGGTTGGAGATAGTGATTTTCTT gaaattattttaaaatggttcCCCGTCCTGGCAATATCAACTCTTATATCAGCAACCACCTCAATGGATATACCAAGATGTTCCTACGGAGTAAGAGGTTCCTTGACTGCCACGTGTGTGAATGCCAACCCCAGCCTCTTCAAAACTACTTCGTACTCATTTGACCACCTAGACGAAACATTAGTTTGTAAAAATTGCACATTAACAGTATTAGAAGCAGGCACCTTCGATTTATCtggaaatcaaataaaaaatcttattctGCAGAAGAGCATGATTGAAGCCATAAGAGCTCAGGCGTTCGTTGGATTGCTTTTCATGGAACATTTGGATCTGTCAAACAATGAATTGAAGAACGTGGTGACTGGTACTTTCTTCggagtaaaaaaaattaagacgtTGAATTTgagcaacaataaaattgcCAATCTATCAGAAAACGCGTTTACGGGTCTGAGAGATTTGAAGGTGTTAAACCTCACAAATAACTCTATAAGTAACGTGCACGAATTGTCATTTGACGGTCTTGAAAGTCTCGTAGAATTAGATTTAGGtttcaatgaaataattaaactctCAGGTTTATCGGTTGATTTACCCAACTTAGAAGTTTTGAGACTCAGGCAAAATCATCTGATGTGTCTACccaataatgttttttacaatttaacatCGTTGAGGTACCTGGATTTGTCGTGGAACAAGCTGAAGTGTCCTTTAACCATGTTGACCATGAAACCGGGTAATTCGCTTGCCCACTTAGATCTCTCCAGAAATGCCATCGACATTCTGATACCAAACATGTTTAGCAGTTTGAGCAATCTGCAGGAATTAAATTTGAGTTACAATTACATAAACGACATACTCCTAAGAACTTTCTTTGGCTTGTTTAATCTTGTAAAGTTGGATATAACTTACAATAAACTAACGTTGTTCCGAACAGGCATATACTCAGGTCTTCCACATTTACGTGAACTTAACTTATCTCATAACTTAATCGATGAAGTTTTAGTCACCGGTACCATGAGTTTACACAATTTGCACTCATTAGAtctttcttataattcgttggACGATATACTGTACTTTAACATAATTTCACGTATGCCCCGATTGTCCTACTTAGATCTACAGGGTAATCGATTTCCATGCAAAGAAGATAATGAAATAATGTCACTTCTTGAATTTAACAATGATAACTTCCATATTGTTTGGAAAAAAGATGGTGAAACGGATATGTGCTTTAACGAAAAACAACGGAAACCTAGTTTGGAAGATATTACTCAGATACTGGTAGATAAATCTACCGCAGAAGCTGGTAGTACCACAGCAGAAACTTCCGCATTCGTGCTAATTTCTATAATGATGTTGCTCCTTGCAGCGATCATGTTCATGCAGTACAGGAACAACAGAATTTTAGGCCATCTACGAATTCGTGGTTTAACGACGTCAACGATAAATTTGGTTAGAAGCTCAGGAGTTTCGAATAGTTCACTAAAagactaa
- the LOC126264682 gene encoding insulin-like growth factor-binding protein complex acid labile subunit, producing the protein MYTYKTFKLQCFLIFTIIINVDCTSFIKPNTSGSMKCIYDGNGTFSATCINAIPSYFKITPYMFDNKTVSLRCVNCTLTTLETGTFNSTGNCFKNLDLRNSAIEYVEIKAFVGCSTVENLLLANNHIKLIYPLTFFGVENVQELELQNNKIEGLKENGFLELINLKRLNLRENSISFIEKNSFNGLGKLFKLDLSYNKIKTSNNETWANLINLEILKLQHNELTKLSGDEFFNMSALRFLDLSWNKITVPAFTMNVEFLRNVSLYLDLSHNSISVLTPFMYKTLKSLRNLDLSFNNIQVIPQKSLQGLDNIEKINISYNNLTTFRIRTFSDLSGLQYLNMSHNSIRKCKIDEFSSIYYLHVLDLSNNKLKDLNYISFISSHQWLTYLNLRDNLFPCELKRNMDEYFMYDDFRYHIWSKSGEKCAERK; encoded by the exons atgtatacatataaa acatttaaattacaatgtttCCTTATTTTCACAATCATCATCAACGTTGATTGTACATCTTTTATAAAACCAAATACTTCAGGTTCGATGAAATGCATCTACGATGGAAACGGAACTTTTAGTGCGACATGCATAAATGCCATTCCCAGTTACTTCAAAATTACTCCATACATGTTCGATAACAAGACCGTAAGCTTAAGATGTGTTAATTGTACATTGACCACCTTAGAAACAGGAACATTCAATTCCACCGGAAATTGTTTCAAGAATCTAGATCTCAGGAACAGTGCGATAGaatatgttgaaattaaaGCTTTCGTTGGTTGTTCAACTGTGGAAAATCTACTGTTAGCAAATAACCACATTAAGTTGATTTATCCTCTAACTTTTTTTGGTGTAGAAAATGTCCAAGAATTGGAActacaaaacaacaaaatcgAAGGTTTAAAGGAAAATGGATTTTTGGAATTAATCAATCTTAAAAGACTTAACCTCagagaaaattcaatttcatttatagAAAAGAATTCGTTTAATGGTcttggtaaattatttaaactggaCTTgagttacaataaaattaaaacttctaataaCGAGACGTGGgctaacttaataaatttggaaattttgaaACTACAACACAACGAACTTACTAAACTGTCCGgcgatgaattttttaatatgtcggCCCtgagatttttagatttatcttggaataaaattactgttcCCGCCTTTACAATGAACGTGGAATTTTTGCGAAATGTTTCGTTGTATTTGGATTTGTCTCATAATAGCATAAGTGTTCTAACCCCgtttatgtataaaactttaaaatcacTTAGAAATTTGGATTtaagtttcaataatattcAAGTAATTCCACAAAAAAGTTTGCAAGGTTTAGACAATattgagaaaataaatatttcatacaacAACCTAACAACGTTCCGAATTCGTACGTTTTCGGACTTGTCAGGACTGCAGTATTTGAATATGTCCCACAACAGCATAAGGAAATGTAAGATAGATGAATTTTCTTCCATATATTACCTCCACGTTTTAGATTTATCAAACAACAAACTAAAGGATCTTAACTACATTTCGTTCATATCAAGTCATCAGTGGTTAACGTATCTTAATCTTCGAGACAATTTATTTCCTTGTGAATTAAAAAGGAACAtggatgaatattttatgtatgacgaCTTCAGATACCATATTTGGTCAAAAAGTGGAGAGAAATGCGCAGAAAGGAAATAA
- the LOC109604848 gene encoding lysosomal alpha-mannosidase-like isoform X3, with the protein MGHKSRMRNLLVIFALCVLCVSAKPAKKIRESSCGYETCHPVDNTKINVHLIPHSHDDVGWLKTVDQYFFGAKTNIQSAGVNYIITNTVQSLKANPNRRFIQVETEFFKKWWEEASDSLRQDFRDLVNNGQIEMINGAIAMNDEACTNYMSTIDQFTWGLRFLNDTLGRCGIPKIGWQIDPFGHSREQASLFTQFGFNGFFFSRLDENDRKNRKENRRLDFLWQGSSSLENNEIFGSIFPTSLYFPPNDLNWDVGATDDPVIDDPESPDYNVPKFLTSVKKTIDEYKNWFPTNNIIFPMGGDFQYQAAEMQFLNMDKLIKIFENNSDINVIYSTPSCYLKAVYDANPTLKLKTDDFFPYGNSDHEYWAGYFTSRPNSKRFERTGNNILQATKQLTALAKLSGGKDYTDDVNDLREEMGIMQHHDAITGTEKQHVTSDYVRRLTKGIRNAEEHLDEVIGTLLEAKLDGVNLQSCLLANVSICSTEKGNNVIVVYNPLSRPVSHYVRVPVADGDYIVTGSDSTQIKSNIVPAISSFDYIPNEVGTPLPNELVFLAESIPAFGLQVYYLEKSGETTPKSENKQLKYTYGDNVNGFTINSTTGLLSSVTIQGKTVEITQEFLYYESAESGIWSGAYLFRPKVNTTAKSLSESVKIKSVRSTDNVDEVVQVFNDYITQIIRVYKNVEHSYIEFDWLVGPLPIGEQAGMGNEIISRFTVSDFDNDQVFYTDSNGRELIRREINKRPDYTYDPSYEPIASNYYPVTSRILIRDEAKNLEVAVLNDRSQAGSSLDNGELELMVHRRLFHDDYKGVDENLNETEFGQGVVVRGSHYLTLGEISPKEGNSAAVIERELALRKLLAPLVLVGSTDKTKNEVNEINFEYVSIKKSLPDNVNVLTLEPWKDNSYILRLENIYESDENSNVATVDLNHIFEKIQFIKIPETTLAANQWLDEFSEIPKF; encoded by the exons ATGGGGCATAAGTCAAGGATGAGGAACCTACTGGTAATCTTTGCCCTTTGTGTTTTGTGCGTTAGTGCAAAACCGGCGAAAAAAATTAGGGAAAGCTCTTGTGGCTACGAG ACATGCCACCCCGtggataatacaaaaataaatgtgcatCTTATACCTCACTCACACGACGACGTAGGTTGGCTAAAAACAGTCGATCAGTACTTCTTTGGAG CCAAAACTAACATCCAAAGTGCCGGAGTCAACTACATCATAACCAACACAGTTCAATCACTGAAAGCGAATCCAAACAGAAGGTTCATCCAGGTGGAGACGgagttctttaaaaaatggtgggAAGAAGCGTCGGACAGCCTTCGCCAGGACTTCAGAGATCTGGTAAACAACGGCCAGATCGAAATGATCAACGGCGCCATCGCCATGAACGATGAGGCTTGCACCAACTACATGTCGACCATCGATCAGTTCACCTGGGGTTTGAGGTTCTTGAACGACACTTTGGGACGTTGCGGTATCCCGAAGATCGGCTGGCAAATCGATCCCTTCGGACACAGCAGGGAGCAGGCCTCCTTGTTCACGCAGTTCGGTTTCAACGGATTCTTCTTCTCGAGACTTGACGAGAACGACAGGAAGAACAGGAAGGAGAACAGAAGACTCGATTTCTTGTGGCAAGGCAGTTCCAGTTTGGAAAACAACGAGATTTTCGGAAGCATCTTCCCTACTAGCCTATATTTCCCTCCCAATGATCTTAACTGGGATGTTGGTGCTACCGATGATCCGGTCATCGATGATCCGGAAAGTCCTGACTACAATGTTCCTAAATTC CTTACTAGCGTCAAAAAAACGATCGATGAGTACAAAAACTGGTTCCCAACGAACAACATCATTTTCCCAATGGGAGGTGATTTCCAATATCAGGCTGCTGAAATGCAGTTTTTGAACATGGACAAACTCATCaagatttttgaaaacaattcTGATATCAATGTCATCTATTCCACACCATCGTGTTACTTGAAGGCAGTATATGATGCTAACCCGACTCTTAAATTGAAAACTGATGACTTCTTCCCATATGGCAACAGCGACCATGAATATTGGGCGGGATACTTCACATCAAGACCCAATTCCAAGAGATTTGAAAGGACAGGAAACAATATCTTGCAAGCGACAAAACAACTCACTGCATTAGCAAAACTTTCTGGTGGAAAGGATTACACTGATGATGTTAACGATTTGCGCGAAGAAATGGGCATTATGCAACATCACGATGCTATTACTGGTACTGAAAAGCAACACGTAACTTCCGACTACGTTAGAAGATTAACCAAAGGAATTAGAAATGCTGAAGAACATTTGGATGAAGTTATTGG aaCACTTTTGGAAGCTAAATTGGATGGGGTTAATCTTCAATCTTGCCTTCTTGCTAATGTTAGTATCTGCAGTACTGAAAAAGGAAACaatgttattgttgtttacaATCCTCTATCTAGACCAGTATCTCATTATGTACGTGTCCCAGTTGCCGACGGAGATTACATAGTAACTGGATCTGACt CTACTCAAATTAAGTCAAACATTGTGCCAGCCATCTCAAGTTTCGATTATATCCCAAATGAAGTCGGTACTCCACTTCCAAATGAATTAGTTTTTCTAGCTGAAAGCATTCCTGCTTTTGGTCTCCAAGTGTACTATTTGGAAAAATCTGGTGAAACCACAccaaaatctgaaaataaacaattaaaatatacttacgGAGATAATGTCAACGGATTCACAATCAACTCTACGACAGGTTTGCTGAGTTCTGTCACCATCCAAGGAAAAACTGTTGAAATTACAcaagaatttttatactacGAAAGTGCTGAAAGCGGCATTTGGTCTGGCGCATATCTATTCCGCCCAAAAGTTAACACAACAGCTAAATCACTCTCTGaatctgttaaaattaaatctgtcAGGAGCACTGATAATGTAGATGAGGTTGTTCAAGTATTCAATGATTACATTACACAAATCATCCGTGTCTACAAAAACGTTGAGCATAGCTACATTGAGTTTGACTGGCTTGTTGGACCATTACCAAT tggTGAACAGGCTGGCATGGGCAATGAGATTATTTCGAGGTTCACAGTTTCAGATTTCGACAACGATCAAGTTTTCTACACTGACTCCAATGGCAGGGAATTGATTAGACGTGAAATTAACAAACGTCCCGATTACACCTACGACCCATCCTACGAACCGATCGCCAGCAATTACTATCCTGTTACTTCTAGAATTTTGATCCGAGATGAAGCCAAGAATTTAGAAGTGGCCGTTTTGAACGATCGTTCCCAAGCAGGTTCGAGCTTGGACAATGGAGAATTGGAACTTATGGTGCACAGGCGTTTGTTCCATGACGACTACAAAGGTGTCGACGAGAACTTAAACGAAACCGAATTTGGACAAGGTGTTGTGGTTAGGGGATCACACTACCTTACACTTGGGGAAATTTCTCCAAAGGAGGGAAATTCTGCGGCGGTTATTGAAAGAGAGTTGGCTTTGAGAAAACTGCTGGCACCTTTGGTGCTTGTTGGGTCGACCGATAAAACGAAGAATgaagtaaatgaaataaatttcgaa taTGTTTCTATCAAGAAAAGTCTTCCTGATAATGTGAACGTTTTGACTCTGGAACCATGGAAAGATAACAGTTACATCTTGAggcttgaaaatatttatgaaagcgATGAGAATTCGAATGTAGCAACTGTTGATCTAAAT catatttttgaaaaaatacagTTTATCAAAATTCCAGAAACAACTTTGGCTGCTAACCAATGGTTGGACGAGTTCTCTGAAATTCCTAAATTCTAG
- the LOC109604848 gene encoding lysosomal alpha-mannosidase-like isoform X4, with amino-acid sequence MGHKSRMRNLLVIFALCVLCVSAKPAKKIRESSCGYETCHPVDNTKINVHLIPHSHDDVGWLKTVDQYFFGAKTNIQSAGVNYIITNTVQSLKANPNRRFIQVETEFFKKWWEEASDSLRQDFRDLVNNGQIEMINGAIAMNDEACTNYMSTIDQFTWGLRFLNDTLGRCGIPKIGWQIDPFGHSREQASLFTQFGFNGFFFSRLDENDRKNRKENRRLDFLWQGSSSLENNEIFGSIFPTSLYFPPNDLNWDVGATDDPVIDDPESPDYNVPKFLTSVKKTIDEYKNWFPTNNIIFPMGGDFQYQAAEMQFLNMDKLIKIFENNSDINVIYSTPSCYLKAVYDANPTLKLKTDDFFPYGNSDHEYWAGYFTSRPNSKRFERTGNNILQATKQLTALAKLSGGKDYTDDVNDLREEMGIMQHHDAITGTEKQHVTSDYVRRLTKGIRNAEEHLDEVIGTLLEAKLDGVNLQSCLLANVSICSTEKGNNVIVVYNPLSRPVSHYVRVPVADGDYIVTGSDSTQIKSNIVPAISSFDYIPNEVGTPLPNELVFLAESIPAFGLQVYYLEKSGETTPKSENKQLKYTYGDNVNGFTINSTTGLLSSVTIQGKTVEITQEFLYYESAESGIWSGAYLFRPKVNTTAKSLSESVKIKSVRSTDNVDEVVQVFNDYITQIIRVYKNVEHSYIEFDWLVGPLPIGEQAGMGNEIISRFTVSDFDNDQVFYTDSNGRELIRREINKRPDYTYDPSYEPIASNYYPVTSRILIRDEAKNLEVAVLNDRSQAGSSLDNGELELMVHRRLFHDDYKGVDENLNETEFGQGVVVRGSHYLTLGEISPKEGNSAAVIERELALRKLLAPLVLVGSTDKTKNEVNEINFEYVSIKKSLPDNVNVLTLEPWKDNSYILRLENIYESDENSNVATVDLNHIFEKIQFIKIPETTLAANQWLDEFSEIPKF; translated from the exons ATGGGGCATAAGTCAAGGATGAGGAACCTACTGGTAATCTTTGCCCTTTGTGTTTTGTGCGTTAGTGCAAAACCGGCGAAAAAAATTAGGGAAAGCTCTTGTGGCTACGAG ACATGCCACCCCGtggataatacaaaaataaatgtgcatCTTATACCTCACTCACACGACGACGTAGGTTGGCTAAAAACAGTCGATCAGTACTTCTTTGGAG CCAAAACTAACATCCAAAGTGCCGGAGTCAACTACATCATAACCAACACAGTTCAATCACTGAAAGCGAATCCAAACAGAAGGTTCATCCAGGTGGAGACGgagttctttaaaaaatggtgggAAGAAGCGTCGGACAGCCTTCGCCAGGACTTCAGAGATCTGGTAAACAACGGCCAGATCGAAATGATCAACGGCGCCATCGCCATGAACGATGAGGCTTGCACCAACTACATGTCGACCATCGATCAGTTCACCTGGGGTTTGAGGTTCTTGAACGACACTTTGGGACGTTGCGGTATCCCGAAGATCGGCTGGCAAATCGATCCCTTCGGACACAGCAGGGAGCAGGCCTCCTTGTTCACGCAGTTCGGTTTCAACGGATTCTTCTTCTCGAGACTTGACGAGAACGACAGGAAGAACAGGAAGGAGAACAGAAGACTCGATTTCTTGTGGCAAGGCAGTTCCAGTTTGGAAAACAACGAGATTTTCGGAAGCATCTTCCCTACTAGCCTATATTTCCCTCCCAATGATCTTAACTGGGATGTTGGTGCTACCGATGATCCGGTCATCGATGATCCGGAAAGTCCTGACTACAATGTTCCTAAATTC CTTACTAGCGTCAAAAAAACGATCGATGAGTACAAAAACTGGTTCCCAACGAACAACATCATTTTCCCAATGGGAGGTGATTTCCAATATCAGGCTGCTGAAATGCAGTTTTTGAACATGGACAAACTCATCaagatttttgaaaacaattcTGATATCAATGTCATCTATTCCACACCATCGTGTTACTTGAAGGCAGTATATGATGCTAACCCGACTCTTAAATTGAAAACTGATGACTTCTTCCCATATGGCAACAGCGACCATGAATATTGGGCGGGATACTTCACATCAAGACCCAATTCCAAGAGATTTGAAAGGACAGGAAACAATATCTTGCAAGCGACAAAACAACTCACTGCATTAGCAAAACTTTCTGGTGGAAAGGATTACACTGATGATGTTAACGATTTGCGCGAAGAAATGGGCATTATGCAACATCACGATGCTATTACTGGTACTGAAAAGCAACACGTAACTTCCGACTACGTTAGAAGATTAACCAAAGGAATTAGAAATGCTGAAGAACATTTGGATGAAGTTATTGG aaCACTTTTGGAAGCTAAATTGGATGGGGTTAATCTTCAATCTTGCCTTCTTGCTAATGTTAGTATCTGCAGTACTGAAAAAGGAAACaatgttattgttgtttacaATCCTCTATCTAGACCAGTATCTCATTATGTACGTGTCCCAGTTGCCGACGGAGATTACATAGTAACTGGATCTGACt CTACTCAAATTAAGTCAAACATTGTGCCAGCCATCTCAAGTTTCGATTATATCCCAAATGAAGTCGGTACTCCACTTCCAAATGAATTAGTTTTTCTAGCTGAAAGCATTCCTGCTTTTGGTCTCCAAGTGTACTATTTGGAAAAATCTGGTGAAACCACAccaaaatctgaaaataaacaattaaaatatacttacgGAGATAATGTCAACGGATTCACAATCAACTCTACGACAGGTTTGCTGAGTTCTGTCACCATCCAAGGAAAAACTGTTGAAATTACAcaagaatttttatactacGAAAGTGCTGAAAGCGGCATTTGGTCTGGCGCATATCTATTCCGCCCAAAAGTTAACACAACAGCTAAATCACTCTCTGaatctgttaaaattaaatctgtcAGGAGCACTGATAATGTAGATGAGGTTGTTCAAGTATTCAATGATTACATTACACAAATCATCCGTGTCTACAAAAACGTTGAGCATAGCTACATTGAGTTTGACTGGCTTGTTGGACCATTACCAAT tggTGAACAGGCTGGCATGGGCAATGAGATTATTTCGAGGTTCACAGTTTCAGATTTCGACAACGATCAAGTTTTCTACACTGACTCCAATGGCAGGGAATTGATTAGACGTGAAATTAACAAACGTCCCGATTACACCTACGACCCATCCTACGAACCGATCGCCAGCAATTACTATCCTGTTACTTCTAGAATTTTGATCCGAGATGAAGCCAAGAATTTAGAAGTGGCCGTTTTGAACGATCGTTCCCAAGCAGGTTCGAGCTTGGACAATGGAGAATTGGAACTTATGGTGCACAGGCGTTTGTTCCATGACGACTACAAAGGTGTCGACGAGAACTTAAACGAAACCGAATTTGGACAAGGTGTTGTGGTTAGGGGATCACACTACCTTACACTTGGGGAAATTTCTCCAAAGGAGGGAAATTCTGCGGCGGTTATTGAAAGAGAGTTGGCTTTGAGAAAACTGCTGGCACCTTTGGTGCTTGTTGGGTCGACCGATAAAACGAAGAATgaagtaaatgaaataaatttcgaa taTGTTTCTATCAAGAAAAGTCTTCCTGATAATGTGAACGTTTTGACTCTGGAACCATGGAAAGATAACAGCTACATTTTGAggcttgaaaatatttatgaaagcgATGAGAATTCGAATGTAGCAACTGTTGATCTAAAT catatttttgaaaaaatacagTTTATCAAAATTCCAGAAACAACTTTGGCTGCTAACCAATGGTTGGACGAGTTCTCTGAAATTCCTAAATTCTAG